One part of the Eleginops maclovinus isolate JMC-PN-2008 ecotype Puerto Natales chromosome 14, JC_Emac_rtc_rv5, whole genome shotgun sequence genome encodes these proteins:
- the LOC134875672 gene encoding transmembrane protein 272-like: protein MSSSRLIGHIRNTPQPPTPALVCHKLFFCIIPIAQIAIGAIHLHDCPREHYIPIYLIVGGVFGLVLSLLSCLPCTKTPEDGTSNALSRICVTWNSLTSLFLFCWFIAGNVWIYSIYQPNYNKNSTSVDPYCDRTLYLFAFWTTTIGYILAGVYMLGGCCFCFCFCLFGHADADDL, encoded by the exons ATGTCGAGCAGCCGCCTTATTGGACACATCCGCAACACTCCTCAACCCCCAACACCCGCACTAG TATGTCAcaagttgtttttctgtatcATACCCATTGCTCAGATTGCAATTG GTGCCATTCATCTGCATGACTGTCCGCGGGAACACTACATCCCCATCTATCTGATAGTGGGGGGGGTATTTGGCCTGGTGCTTTCGTTGCTCTCCTGCCTGCCCTGCACCAAAACCCCCGAAGATGGAACTTCCAACGCGCTCAGCCGAATCTGCGTGACGTGGAACTCGTTGACATCGTTATTTCTCTTCTGCTGGTTTATTGCAG GTAATGTGTGGATATACTCTATTTACCAGCCAAACTACAACAAGAATTCAACAAGTGTGGACCCCTACTGCGACAGGACACTCTACCTGTTTGCTTTCTGGACCACCACCATAGGGTACATCCTCGCGGGGGTGTACATGTTAGGCGGCtgctgtttctgcttctgtttctgCCTCTTTGGCCATGCCGACGCCGACGATCTGtag
- the pcolceb gene encoding procollagen C-endopeptidase enhancer b: MEDRVWIVCLLVTLTLGWTEAQSQDNYTRPIFHCGGHLVTDSGIVASEGFPSAYKPNSKCTWYITVPEGHVVMLSFRLFDLEADPTCRYDYLDIYNGHTRLVQKLGRFCGTFRPGAIIATSNTMMLEMVSDEATGGRGFIAYFSAGKPHVEENQFCGGRLTKSQGSVKTPNWPNSNYPAGISCSWHISVEPSNVIEVKFVKLDLEPDTYCRYDYVALFNGGERDNSRRIGKFCGDRPPGTIVTKGNELLVQFISDLSVTSDGFMAYYSSVPRGSRTPTAGGDFIYRPQTTSTTQRTVVAQSKPNKPTPKPRLSLKPKPTPKPAKRPLVKKPLKPPPRKPTIKPGVKPTAKPKPAKAPVKKPAPKPGTKPTTRPKIIKPTPKPSIKVKPTRKPALKTKPTLKPGVKPVKPTPKSRVKPIAKPKIKPKATPRPRVIKTVTKKPTASKKPVPLNPLCTQACKRTGTLQSSFCPHDFVITGKITSLTPGPRGSATVEVSIIKAYKAGRLNIAKSGPMMSVTLTSTCKRCPGLIKGRNYVLMGKVDTQGNGLLSPSSFTLLYKPIHAKALANIASKPC, from the exons ATGGAGGACAGGGTGTGGATTGTGTGCCTTCTTGTCACTCTGACGCTGGGATGGACTGAGGCTCAAAGTCAGGACAACTACACCAG gcccATCTTCCACTGTGGAGGCCACCTGGTCACAGACTCGGGCATTGTGGCCAGTGAAGGATTCCCCAGTGCATACAAACCCAACAGCAAGTGCACCTGGTACATTACT GTCCCAGAGGGTCATGTAGTCATGCTGTCTTTCCGCCTCTTCGACCTTGAGGCCGACCCCACCTGTCGGTACGACTACCTGGACATCTACAATGGTCACACCCGCTTGGTGCAAAAGCTGGGTCGTTTCTGTGGGACGTTTCGGCCCGGCGCAATCATCGCCACCTCCAACACCATGATGTTAGAGATGGTGTCCGACGAAGCTACTGGAGGAAGAGGCTTCATTGCTTACTTCAGCGCGGGGAAGCCACATGTGGAAG AGAACCAGTTCTGTGGGGGACGTCTGACGAAATCGCAGGGCTCTGTCAAGACGCCCAACTGGCCCAACTCTAATTACCCAGCAGGCATCAGTTGCTCATGGCACATCTCCGTAGAACCAAGTAAT GTGATCGAGGTGAAGTTTGTGAAGCTGGACTTGGAGCCTGACACGTACTGCCGCTACGACTATGTGGCGTTGTTTAACGGGGGAGAGAGGGATAACTCTCGGCGGATTGGGAAGTTCTGCGGGGACAGGCCTCCAGG AACAATAGTGACAAAGGGGAATGAGCTCCTTGTCCAGTTCATCTCTGACCTCAGTGTGACCTCAGATGGCTTCATGGCCTACTACTCCAGTGTGCCTCGCGGGTCTCGGACACCAACTGCCGGGGGAGACTTCATCTATCGACCTCAGACCACATCGACAACACAACGAACAGTCGTGGCACAAAGCAAACCCAACAAACCAACCCCCAAACCTAGACTGAGTCTCAAGCCTAAACCAACCCCAAAACCAGCCAAAAGACCACTGGTAAAGAAACCACTGAAACCTCCGCCACGCAAACCTACCATCAAGCCTGGAGTCAAACCCACGGCTAAACCCAAACCAGCTAAAGCACCTGTGAAAAAGCCTGCACCTAAACCTGGAACTAAACCTACAACCAGGCCTAAGATTATTAAGCCAACACCTAAACCAAGCATCAAGGTTAAACCCACACGTAAGCCTGCACTGAAGACCAAACCCACATTGAAACCTGGGGTAAAACCAGTAAAGCCAACCCCTAAGAGCCGAGTTAAACCAATAGCCAAACCCAAGATTAAGCCTAAAGCTACGCCCAGACCTCGTGTTATCAAGACGGTAACAAAGAAGCCTACTGCGAGCAAGAAAC CTGTACCACTGAACCCACTGTGTACACAAGCCTGTAAGAGGACAGGAACTCTCCAATCCAGCTTCTGCCCTCATGACTTTG TGATTACGGGTAAGATTACTTCTTTGACCCCTGGTCCCAGAGGCTCAGCGACAGTGGAGGTGTCAATAATCAAGGCCTATAAGGCAGGACGCTTGAACATCGCCAAATCAGGGCCCATGATGTCCGTCACACTGACCTCCACCTGCAAGAGATGCCCCGGGCTCATCAAAG GCCGGAACTACGTGTTGATGGGAAAAGTGGACACACAGGGCAACGGCCTCCTCAGCCCCTCCAGCTTCACTCTCCTCTATAAACCCATCCACGCCAAAGCATTGGCCAACATCGCGAGCAAACCGTGCTGA
- the LOC134875634 gene encoding transmembrane protein 272-like, whose product MSSSRLIGRIRNPPQPSTPALAFSKLFVCIIPIAQIAIGAIHLHDCPREHYIPIYLIVGGVFGLVLSLLSCLPCTKTPEDGTSNALSRICVTWNSLTSLFLFCWFIAGNVWIYSIYQPNYNKNSTSVDPYCDRTLYLFAFWTTTIVYILLGLFMLGGCCVCVCLYLFGHADADDL is encoded by the exons ATGTCGAGTAGCCGCCTCATTGGACGCATCCGCAACCCTCCTCAACCCTCAACACCCGCACTAG CATTTTCAAAGTTGTTTGTCTGTATCATACCCATTGCTCAGATTGCAATTG GTGCCATTCATCTGCATGACTGTCCGCGGGAACACTACATCCCCATCTATCTGATAGTGGGGGGGGTATTTGGCCTGGTGCTTTCGTTGCTCTCCTGCCTGCCCTGCACCAAAACCCCCGAAGATGGAACTTCCAACGCGCTCAGCCGAATCTGCGTGACGTGGAACTCGTTGACATCGTTATTTCTCTTCTGCTGGTTTATTGCAG GTAATGTGTGGATATACTCTATTTACCAGCCAAACTACAACAAGAATTCAACAAGTGTGGACCCCTACTGCGACAGGACACTCTACCTGTTTGCTTTCTGGACCACCACCATAGTGTACATCCTCCTTGGGTTGTTCATGTTAGGCGGCTGCTGTGTCTGCGTCTGTTTGTACCTCTTTGGCCATGCTGACGCCGACGATCTGtag
- the LOC134876103 gene encoding calpain-5-like: protein MREQVNHFQGQSFHKLRRSCLRRGALFKDPLFPATAQSLFYRRKPPPGLTWKRPREICKDPRLFVDGISTRDLHQGSLGNCWMVAAISCLASEPSLWKEVIPDHVDQEWNPKRPDLYAGIFHFRFWRLGRWTDVVVDDRLPVSSDGVLLFCRSATPREFWSALLEKAYAKLNGCYEALEGGNTTEALIDFTGGLSELLSLDREALSQHSDQRRAFFQTLAKAHERKALITCSIRPAEGETVESVLDCGLVRGHAYGITAVRKMRLAEMGWMSRLFMVRMRNPWGTTDWTGAWSQGSQEWQQMSRAEREKMGLIVRDVGEFWIDFEDFCQYFTDVVVCRIVESSLLWPSSHWREVRRYGEWASAPNSPPSTVRPSNHTLSLGKNNGKPGETKQRGNRKEARLGEPKGGKGGNCEQDKAVKQLAKEEDGREVEGWEAQMDKKSRCGGCINHRDTFLHNPQFMFEVRGREEELLICLQQEDRRIQRKDGGGENLPIGFEVLKVEVNRCSRVQCVVEQAASSVYMDSRSVTLRGTLTPGRYVVLPTTFLPGATGRFLLRFFSHSHIPLRELKEDLLSPSVFQCFLPQPTVVTTVYLRRASGLRPPKQKAPDVYATVRCENDTIRTHVFKAEGNPEFNLRAIFYRRYPSTHISIEVWSRGWLWDSMLGEARLQTAESERCRSHVIDLRGGQSRSGYRGCVYIETSSSVCLTDL from the exons GAGATCTGTAAAGACCCCCGTCTGTTTGTTGACGGCATCAGCACTCGTGACCTGCACCAAGGCAGTCTGGGTAACTGCTGGATGGTGGCTGCCATTTCCTGCTTAGCGTCTGAGCCATCTCTGTGGAAGGAG GTGATCCCAGACCATGTGGACCAGGAGTGGAACCCAAAGCGTCCAGACCTGTACGCAGGCATCTTCCATTTCCGGTTCTGGAGACTCGGTCGTTGGACGGATGTCGTTGTGGACGACCGTCTGCCGGTCAGCAGTGATGGGGTGCTGCTCTTCTGCCGCTCGGCCACCCCACGAGAGTTTTGGAGCGCCCTGTTGGAGAAGGCCTACGCCAA GCTAAACGGCTGCTATGAGGCCCTGGAGGGAGGCAACACCACCGAGGCCCTGATCGACTTCACTGGCGGGCTTTCAGAGCTTCTAAGCCTGGATCGTGAGGCCCTCAGCCAGCACAGCGACCAGAGGAGGGCCTTCTTCCAAACATTAGCTAAAGCTCATGAACGTAAAGCCCTCATCACCTGCTCCATACGG CCAGCAGAGGGGGAGACAGTGGAGTCTGTGTTGGACTGTGGCCTGGTGCGAGGACACGCCTATGGGATCACAGCAGTGAGGAAGATGAGGCTGGCGGAGATGGGTTGGATGTCCCGTCTCTTCATGGTGCGCATGAGGAACCCATGGGGGACCACGGACTGGACGGGTGCCTGGAGTCAGGG GTCACAGGAGTGGCAACAGATGAGTCgtgcagagagggagaagatggGCCTGATCGTTCGCGATGTTGGGGAGTTCTG GATAGATTTTGAGGATTTCTGCCAGTACTTCACAGACGTGGTGGTGTGTCGAATAGTGGAGAGCTCTCTGCTGTGGCCGAGTTCTCACTGGAGGGAAGTGCGCCGCTATGGGGAGTGGGCATCGGCTCCCAATTCCCCTCCATCCACCGTCCGTCCCAGCAACCACACGCTGAGCTTGGGAAAGAACAACGGCAAACCTGGAGAGACTAAGCAGCGAGGTAACAGGAAGGAGGCCAGACTTGGCGAGCCTaagggagggaaaggaggaaaTTGTGAGCAAGATAAGGCTGTGAAACAACTGGCAAAGGAAGAGGATGGGAGAGAGGTGGAAGGATGGGAGGCGCAGATGGATAAGAAAAGTCGATGTGGAGGATGCATCAACCACAGAGACACTTTCCTGCACAATCCACAG TTCATGTTTGaggtgagaggcagagaggaggagttactcatctgtctgcagcaggaggacaggaggatacagaggaaagatggaggaggagaaaaccTGCCTATTGGCTTTGAAGTGTTGAAG GTGGAGGTGAACCGCTGCAGCCGGGTGCAGTGTGTGGTGGAGCAGGCGGCCAGCTCCGTCTACATGGACTCCCGCAGTGTGACGCTGAGGGGGACTCTGACTCCGGGTCGCTACGTCGTGCTGCCCACCACCTTCCTGCCAGGAGCAACAGGACGCTTCCTGCTACGCTTCTTCTCCCACTCCCACATCCCACTCAG ggAATTGAAGGAGGATTTGCTGTCCCCCTCTGTCTTCCAGTGTTTTCTACCTCAGCCCACAGTAGTGACCACTGTCTACCTCCGAAGGGCATCAGGACTTCGCCccccaaaacaaaaag CTCCAGATGTTTATGCCACAGTGCGGTGTGAGAATGACACCATCAGGACGCATGTTTTCAAGGCGGAGGGAAACCCAGAGTTCAACCTCAGAGCCATTTTCTACAGGAGATACCCCAGCACACACATCTCTATCGAG GTGTGGAGCAGAGGATGGCTGTGGGACTCTATGCTCGGAGAGGCTCGGCTCCAGACGGCTGAGTCAGAGAGATGTCGGAGTCATGTGATCGATCTGCGAGGCGGCCAATCCCGGTCAGGGTACCGAGGGTGCGTCTACATCGAGACGTCCTCCAGCGTCTGCCTCACAGACTTGTGA